The following proteins come from a genomic window of Myxococcales bacterium:
- a CDS encoding leucine-rich repeat domain-containing protein, translating into MAAKKKATKDRELFPSEVAPRVPDKLREQFTSTLPQYEGCSAYGLPYRSATDKLAVAFDPHGAWDLMDSYGDSLPETATFVPLATLRRGDTECFAVDPTAAGFPVYFFEHEAGYHPFAPSLEAFLKQLLKKGEKSPFDKLEKAVEKAEALLEKEKNKEVVALLEPALVGLPRVKYGDNAADDVARAYNQLGLAYREVKEDGKAAAAFERSKELGEDSATLNLASLYEDKKDFAKAIEVAEDLRARAIVGRDPYEWFWARNYAGRGYLRTGDVTRAMRAYHEIHDKLAGKHLKYIAEAKEGLGELVAEGGPSAEVARSIAVWLTRVRTPTPGEVEKNRALWTALPKSVREALANGAGLEAKPSDQDLATLVRSTSLDLDEAKVSDFSFLAAFTRLDHLSADKSAAEDLSTLPALPKLEYLSLDEGKLTSLAGIERAPNLEHLQINKNRLTDIGPLAKVPRLRELQVSNNKVVELAPLSKHVELEELAIRDTAVVDLTPLGGCTVLEKVEFLTAKIATGLSALVPLTRLRELDGVSWKVPDKDARAFLEARPDVEIDIDGYKRWPPPETTDADRAWWKTFAKNPKLRDAIRSDRMGTDSVDEQLGKLHVEDFLSMSDSGIESIAELATFAQLEFLDVSRNPVADLAPLAELARLRRIRAAGTRVEIMACLRRLTRLIELGLSGSRLASLDGVEGLVSLEHLTLDDTKVASLEPLATVGALRHVTFSGAPIASLAPLSKHARLAYVDCSASKITDLSPLAGCTRLTEVHCWGLPGLAGLMKLAGLRQLNAVYSRGSFSAAELEAFAKERPDVNVD; encoded by the coding sequence ATGGCAGCGAAGAAAAAGGCCACCAAGGACCGAGAGCTTTTCCCGAGCGAGGTCGCTCCGCGCGTTCCTGACAAACTTCGCGAGCAATTCACGTCGACGCTCCCGCAGTACGAGGGCTGCAGCGCGTACGGGCTCCCGTACCGCTCGGCGACGGACAAGCTAGCGGTCGCGTTCGACCCGCACGGCGCGTGGGACCTCATGGACTCCTACGGTGACAGCTTGCCGGAAACGGCAACGTTCGTTCCCCTCGCCACGCTCCGCCGGGGCGACACGGAGTGCTTCGCCGTCGATCCAACGGCGGCGGGATTTCCGGTCTATTTCTTCGAGCACGAGGCGGGGTATCACCCGTTCGCCCCGTCCCTCGAGGCGTTCTTGAAGCAGCTGCTCAAGAAGGGCGAAAAGTCTCCCTTCGACAAACTCGAGAAGGCCGTCGAGAAGGCCGAAGCGCTCCTCGAAAAGGAGAAGAACAAGGAGGTCGTCGCCCTGCTCGAGCCGGCACTCGTTGGGTTGCCGCGCGTGAAGTACGGCGACAACGCCGCCGACGACGTCGCGCGGGCCTACAACCAGCTCGGCCTCGCGTATCGAGAGGTCAAAGAAGACGGCAAAGCTGCCGCGGCCTTTGAGCGCTCGAAAGAACTGGGCGAAGACAGCGCCACGTTGAACCTCGCGAGCCTCTACGAGGACAAGAAGGACTTCGCCAAGGCCATCGAGGTCGCCGAGGATCTACGCGCCCGCGCCATCGTGGGCCGCGATCCGTACGAATGGTTCTGGGCTCGCAACTACGCCGGGCGCGGCTACTTGCGCACCGGAGACGTGACGCGCGCGATGCGCGCCTACCACGAGATTCACGACAAGCTCGCCGGCAAGCACCTCAAGTACATCGCCGAGGCCAAAGAAGGTCTGGGCGAGCTCGTGGCCGAAGGTGGACCGAGCGCCGAGGTCGCGCGGTCCATCGCCGTGTGGTTGACCCGCGTGCGAACGCCCACGCCGGGCGAGGTCGAAAAGAACCGCGCTCTATGGACGGCGCTGCCAAAGTCGGTGCGCGAGGCGCTCGCCAACGGCGCCGGGCTCGAGGCGAAGCCCAGCGACCAAGATCTCGCCACCCTCGTGCGCTCCACGAGCCTCGACCTCGACGAGGCGAAGGTCTCGGACTTCTCGTTCCTCGCCGCGTTCACGCGACTCGACCACCTGAGCGCCGACAAGAGCGCCGCAGAAGACCTCTCGACGCTGCCGGCGCTGCCGAAGCTCGAGTACCTAAGCCTGGACGAGGGCAAGCTCACCTCTCTTGCGGGCATCGAGCGAGCCCCCAACCTCGAACATCTGCAGATCAACAAAAACCGGCTCACCGACATCGGCCCGCTCGCCAAGGTCCCGCGCCTTCGCGAGTTGCAAGTTTCGAACAACAAGGTCGTGGAGCTGGCGCCGCTTTCGAAACACGTCGAGCTGGAGGAGCTCGCGATTCGCGACACGGCGGTCGTCGACCTCACGCCCCTCGGTGGCTGCACGGTGCTCGAGAAGGTGGAGTTTCTCACAGCCAAGATCGCCACCGGGCTCTCGGCGCTCGTGCCGCTCACGCGGCTGCGCGAGCTCGACGGCGTCAGCTGGAAGGTGCCCGACAAGGACGCCCGAGCGTTCCTCGAAGCGCGGCCCGACGTGGAGATCGACATCGACGGATACAAGCGCTGGCCGCCGCCCGAGACGACCGACGCCGATCGCGCCTGGTGGAAGACCTTCGCGAAGAACCCAAAGTTGCGCGACGCCATTCGCAGCGATCGCATGGGGACCGATTCCGTCGACGAGCAGCTCGGGAAGCTTCACGTCGAGGACTTCCTCTCGATGAGCGACTCCGGCATCGAGTCGATCGCCGAGCTCGCGACGTTCGCGCAGCTCGAGTTCTTGGACGTTTCGCGAAATCCCGTCGCCGACCTCGCGCCGCTCGCCGAGCTCGCGCGGCTAAGGCGTATTCGTGCGGCAGGCACACGCGTCGAGATCATGGCGTGCCTCCGGAGGCTCACGCGCCTCATCGAACTTGGGCTTTCAGGCTCGCGCCTGGCTTCACTCGACGGGGTCGAAGGACTCGTCAGCCTCGAACATCTGACGCTCGACGACACCAAGGTGGCATCGCTTGAACCACTCGCGACCGTCGGGGCGCTTCGGCACGTAACCTTTAGCGGGGCGCCCATCGCGAGCCTCGCGCCGCTTTCGAAACACGCCCGCCTCGCGTATGTCGATTGCAGCGCGTCGAAGATCACGGACCTCAGCCCGCTCGCCGGCTGCACGCGCCTCACAGAGGTCCACTGCTGGGGGCTTCCGGGGCTCGCAGGGCTGATGAAGCTCGCGGGCCTGCGGCAGCTCAACGCGGTCTACAGCCGAGGCTCTTTCAGCGCGGCGGAGCTAGAAGCCTTCGCCAAAGAGCGGCCCGACGTGAACGTCGACTGA
- a CDS encoding winged helix-turn-helix transcriptional regulator: protein MVFSALADPTRRAILARLSNGEAPVKELAAPFALSGPAVTKHLKVLERAGLISRSRDGRERPCRLEAKALEPAADWIERYRAMWEDQLDRLDAHLKSVMKEASALAPETATKKTNRAKAKTSKTKGRRHGFRK, encoded by the coding sequence ATGGTTTTTTCGGCCCTAGCCGACCCGACCCGGAGGGCCATCCTCGCGCGCTTGTCGAACGGCGAAGCGCCGGTGAAGGAGCTCGCCGCGCCCTTCGCGCTGTCGGGCCCGGCGGTCACCAAGCACCTCAAGGTGCTCGAACGCGCCGGACTCATCTCGCGCAGCCGCGACGGACGCGAGCGCCCGTGCCGCCTCGAAGCGAAGGCGCTCGAGCCCGCGGCGGATTGGATCGAGCGATACCGCGCGATGTGGGAAGACCAACTCGACCGCCTCGATGCGCACCTCAAGAGCGTCATGAAAGAGGCCTCGGCGCTTGCCCCCGAGACCGCGACCAAGAAGACCAACCGCGCGAAAGCGAAGACCTCGAAGACAAAGGGACGGCGCCATGGGTTCAGGAAATAG
- a CDS encoding SRPBCC domain-containing protein, with product MGSGNSSNEIRLTRVYDAPVRVVWEAWTVLEQVEKWWGPRGFTLTTHKKDLRPGGTWRYTMHGPDGVDYPNIATYFVVEPYKRLVYDHGATDTTPPLFRVNVTFNEANGKTTMEMCMTLATPEAARETARFIKKAGGNATWDRLAEHLQEGTTGKATFVINRTFEAPIARVFEMWTNPEHLAKWLPPTGSTMRFLRPEIAVGKSALFAITGAHGTMHVRAEYLAIEPPRRVVYVQQFVNEREEPAPAPGADCWPAMLLTTVLLTEEAADRTRVTVTTEPHGEATAAEVEAFVQERSGMTLGWTGSFDALEVLLGPHEPA from the coding sequence ATGGGTTCAGGAAATAGCTCGAACGAAATTCGGCTCACGCGCGTCTACGACGCTCCCGTGCGCGTGGTGTGGGAGGCGTGGACGGTGCTCGAGCAAGTCGAGAAGTGGTGGGGCCCACGCGGCTTCACGCTCACCACGCACAAGAAGGACCTCCGCCCCGGCGGCACGTGGCGCTACACGATGCACGGCCCCGACGGCGTCGACTACCCGAACATCGCAACGTACTTCGTGGTCGAGCCGTACAAGAGGCTCGTCTACGACCACGGTGCCACCGACACGACGCCGCCGCTCTTCCGCGTGAACGTCACGTTCAACGAGGCGAACGGCAAGACGACGATGGAGATGTGCATGACGCTGGCGACGCCGGAGGCCGCGCGCGAAACCGCGAGGTTCATCAAGAAGGCCGGCGGCAACGCGACGTGGGACCGGCTCGCGGAACATCTCCAAGAGGGCACGACGGGAAAGGCGACTTTTGTCATCAACCGCACCTTCGAGGCGCCCATCGCTCGCGTCTTCGAGATGTGGACGAACCCCGAGCACCTCGCGAAGTGGCTCCCGCCAACGGGGAGCACGATGCGCTTCCTTCGCCCGGAGATCGCCGTGGGCAAGAGCGCGCTCTTCGCCATCACGGGCGCGCACGGCACGATGCACGTGCGCGCCGAGTACCTCGCGATCGAGCCGCCGCGGCGCGTCGTGTACGTGCAGCAGTTCGTCAATGAGCGCGAGGAGCCTGCACCCGCGCCCGGCGCGGACTGTTGGCCGGCGATGCTGCTCACCACGGTGCTCCTGACGGAAGAGGCGGCGGACCGCACGCGCGTGACCGTGACGACGGAGCCGCATGGCGAAGCGACGGCCGCGGAGGTCGAGGCTTTCGTGCAGGAGCGGTCGGGGATGACGCTCGGCTGGACCGGCTCCTTCGACGCGCTCGAGGTTTTGCTCGGACCGCACGAGCCCGCGTAA